TCTGGAATTTCATCAGCGTCGACAGCCAGACATAATACTGGTCCGCCGTGCGCTGCCATTCGGTCGAGGTGCGCCATGTGCCGATAAACGCGTCCCCGTCCCAGATGGCAAAGACGGTATTGGTGTTGCCGCAGTCAATGGCCAGAAGCATGGGCCGCCCCCTCAGAAGTAAACATCGCCCGCCGGGATGGTGACCCGGCCCTTGGCCGTCTCTAGAACAAGTTGGCCGTCCGCGTCCACGTCCACAAAGGTTCCAACATGGGCGTCGCGTGTGGTGCGGGCGGTGATCACCTCGCCCAGTTTCGCGGCATGTGCCATCCAAGCGGTGCGGATAGGGGCAAAGCCATAGGTGCGAAACTGATCCTCGTACCGCGCATAGGCAGCCGCCAGCAGTGTTAGAAACGCCTCGGGCGCAATGACAGTTCCCAGCGCGCTCGTCAGCGCAACAGGCGCAACCGCCCCCACCTCGACCTCGGCCGCACCCGGTGCCGCCGCAAGGTTCACACCGACGCCAATGGCAAGATGCGTCAACTTCGCCCCCGCCCCAACACTCTCAAGCAGGATACCCGCCACCTTGCCGCCCTGCAGCAAAACGTCATTGGGCCATTTCAACGCAAAGGCATCCGCGCGCCCGGTGGCAGCCACAAAGGCATCGTGCAAGGCCAGCGAGATCACAAAAGACCGCAACGCCGCCTGCCCCGGTGACTCCTGCACTGGCAGCACAAGCGTCGCTGCGAAATTCCCCGGCGGCATGGACCACGCGCGCCCGCGACGTCCCCGCGCCGCCGTCTGCTCCCGCGCCAAGATCCATTCAGGACCCGCCAGTTCAGGCGCAATCCGCGCCGCTTCACTCAGCGTCGAGTCCACAGAAGCCAAAACGCGCCGCCCATAGCCTGATGGCCAAGCGCTCATGCCTTCTCTGGTTCCCCAAAATCCCCCCCGGAGGGCCGGTCTGCCATGAAACGCCTAGTTCACCAAAGTGAGCGCAGCCGCCGCCGCAGCCCCTTCGACACCAAACATGTTGATGATGCCAAGCACCATCACGGCTGCCGACCCCATGAGCATGGCCCACAGGATCGGGGACTTGCCGCCGTTCAGGCGTTCCTCGTCCGCGTCACCGAAATACATGTAGAAAACGATGCGCAGGTAATAGTAGGCACCGATCACCGACGCGATCACGCCTGCGATGGCCAACCAAGCCAGCCCACCTTCATACGCGGCACGCAGCACGTACAGCTTGCCAAAGAAGCCGAGCATCGGCGGCACGCCAGCCAGGCTGAACAGCAGCACCAGCATCGCAAGTGCCTTGCCGGGCTCTCGCTTGGAATACATCTTGAGCGAGTCAATCTCGACCACAGGCTGGCCATCCTTCTCCATCATCAGGATGAAGGCGAAGGTGCCCACGTTCATTGTCACGTAGATGGCCATATAGACCAGCATTGCCTGCACACCCAAAACGGTCCCAGCAGCCAGCCCCATCAGGGCATAGCCCATATGAGCAATCGACGAGAAGGCCATCAGACGCTTGATGTTGGTCTGTCCGATAGCGGCAAACGCGCCCAGGAACATCGACAGGACCGACAGCAGCGCCATGATCTGCTGCCAATCGGCAACCGCACCGCCAAAGGCGTCGTGCATGACGCGGGCAAACAGCGCCATGGCCGCGACCTTTGGCGCCGTCGCAAAGAAGGCGGTGACCGGCGTGGGCGAACCTTCGTAGACGTCGGGTGTCCACATGTGGAACGGCACGGCAGAAACCTTGAAGGCAAAGCCCGCCATCAGGAAGACAAGGCCAAAGAGCAGGCCCAGCGACACGCCCTCTTCCGCGACCTGCACGATGCCAGAGAACAGCGTGGTCCCGGCATACCCATAGACCAGCGACGCACCATAGAGCAGCAGACCCGACGACAAAGCGCCCAGTACGAAATACTTCAAACCCGCTTCGGTCGATTTCACCGAATCCCGGCGCAGCGACGCAACCACGTACAAAGCCAGCGATTGCAGTTCGAGGCCCATGTAAAGCGCCATCAGGTCACCTGCCGACACCATGGTCATCATGCCCACGGCCGCCAGCGCCACCAGCATTGGATATTCGAACCGCAGCAATCCGCGCTGCGACATGTACCCTTCGCTCATCAACAGGACGGCGGCAGCCGACACAAGGATCGTCACCTTGGCAAAGCGCGAAAAGCCGTCATCCACAAACATGCCGCCGAAGGCGACATTCGTCCCCTCGCCCGTGAAGCCGATCCACGCGGCAACCGCAAGGAACACGGCAGCGGTCGCCCACAGCAGCGGCGAGGCCAGATCGTCCTTGGACGTGTAGACCGCGCCGATCAGGCCCAGCATGGCAAAGACGCTCAGCAGGATCTCGGGCAGGATGATGGTCAGATCAGCAGACATATTGACGTCCTCAAGTAACGTAGTGGTAGGACATGAAAAGCGTGTCCTTATTTCGACGCCACTTGCGTCGCGGCCTCGGCCGCGGCGAGCGCCGTATCGTAATTGCTTACCAGTGCCGCCACGGACGGCCCGATGATGTCAAGGATCAGCGCCGGGTACACCCCCAGCAGCAGGGTCATCACGACCAGCGGGGCAAAGATCGCCTTTTCCCGGCGGCTCATATCCGTGATCGACTTCAGGCTTTCCTTGATCAGGTCGCCCATGACGACGCGGCGGTACAACCACAGCGCATAGGCGGCCGAGAAGATCACGCCGGTCGTCGCCACTGCCGCGACCCATGTGTTCACCTGGAACACCGCCATCAGCGTCAGGAACTCGCCCACGAAGCCGGACGTGCCCGGCAGGCCCACATTGGCCATGGTGAACAGCATGAAGATCAGCGCATAGGCGGGCATCTTGTTCACCAGCCCGCCATAGGCATCAATCTCGCGCGTGTGCATCCGGTCATAGATGACGCCCACGCACAGGAACAGCGCGCCAGAGATGAAACCATGCGACAGCATCTGGAAGATGGCCCCGTCCAACCCCTGCTGGTTCGCCGCAAAGATGCCCATGGTCACAAAGCCCATGTGCGCGACGGACGAATAGGCAATCAGCTTCTTCATGTCCTCCTGCACCAGCGCCACGAGGCTGGTGTAGACAATCGCAATCGCCGACATCCACAGGACCAGCGGCGCCATCACATCGGACCCGACCGGGAACATGCCGATGGAAAAGCGGATGAAACCGTAACCGCCCAGCTTCAACAGGATCGCCGCCAGCACCACGGATCCGGCAGTCGGCGCCTGCACGTGCGCATCGGGCAACCAGGTGTGCACCGGCCACATCGGCATCTTGACCGCAAAGCTGGCAAAGAAGGCCAGGAACAGCAGCGTCTGCATGCCGCCCACGATCTGAATGCCTAACAGGCTGAACGTCTCGGACCCGAACTGGTGGTTCAGCAGCATCTCGATATCGGTGGTGCCTGCATCCGCATACATGCCCACCATCGCCACCAGCATCAGCACCGAACCCAGGAAGGTGTAAAGGAAGAACTTGAAGCTCGCGTAGATCCGGTTCGCCCCGCCCCAGATGCCGATGATCAGGAACATCGGGATCAACCCGGCCTCGAAGAACAGGTAGAACAGCACCAGATCCAGCGCCATGAACACACCCAGCATGAGCGTCTCAAGCAGAAGGAAGGCGATCATGTACTCCTTGACGCGGGTCGTCACGGACCACGACGCGGCAATCACCAGCGGCATCATGAAGGTCGTCAGCATCACGAACAGAACACTGATGCCATCGACCCCCATCTTGTAGGTGAGGCCCATGATCCACGTGCCTTCTTCCACGAATTGGAAGCCGGTGTCGTTGCGATCAAAGTCGAACAGGATGAACAGCGACGCAATGAACGTGATCACCGTCGCGGCCATCGCCGCCCACTTGGCATTGCGCTGCGCCGCCTCGTCCTCGCCCCGCAGGAACACGGCCAAAATCAACGCGGCAATAGCGGGCAGGAAGGTGGTGATGGAGAGGATATTGTCCATGGCTCAGTTCCAGAACTGCGTAAGAAATGAAAGCGCAACAAACGCCGCAAACAGGCCCAGGCCCACGGTCGGGCCAAACGCCGCCATGCCGACAAGGCAGGCGCCGATGGCCCCCGCCACCACGCCGCCCTTGGCAAAGCGCCGCACATCCGAACGGTCGTCGCGCATGTACATCATGCCCGCAAACATCATTCCCAATGAGACAAGCCCGATCAGCGGCATCAGTTGGCGCCCCCGCTCAGCGTCATCCATGTGATCAGAACCGCGATCCCGATCACCATGGCAAAGGCATAGGTAAAGATATAGCCGGACTGCGCGCGGCCCGCGAGGCGGGTGATGAAGGGCACAATGCCCATGGACACACCGTTGATCGTGCCGTCAATGACGTTGCCGTCACCCTTCTTCCACAGCTTCTTGCCAACCCACAGGGCGGGCTGCACGAAGACAAAGTCATAGAGTTCGTCGAAGTACCACTTGTTCTTGAGGAACAGATACAGCGGGCGCTGGTTCTCGGCCAACCGACCGGGCAGCGCGGGATTCATGATGTAGAACCAGAAGGCCACGATAAAGCCCAGCAGCATCGACACAAACGGCGACAGCTTGACCCAAGTCGGCACATAATGCGCCTCGTGCAGCACGGTGTTCTCGGGGGCCATGTAGATCCCCGCCTCACCTGGTGCGCTTTCCATCACGTACTTCAGCTCGGACGCCTTCGGGCTGCGTTCGGCCACAGCGGTCTTAATGTCTTCCGCAGGTGCCGCGTACTCACCGCCGAAGAACTTGATCACCTCGTTCGGCTTGCCAAAGAAAGACGAATACCAGATCGCCCCGGCAAAGATCGCACCCAAGCTCAGCACACCCAGCGGGATCAGCATGACCATCGGGCTTTCATGCGCATGCTCGTGCGTGTGTTTGTCCCCGCGCGGCGTGCCGTAGAAGGTCAGGAACATCAGACGCCAGGAATAGAAGGACGTGAACAGCGCTGCGATCACCAGCGCCCAGAAGGCAAAGGTGGACCCGACATAGGCGCTTTCGATCACCGCATCCTTGGACGCGAACCCGGCAAAGCCGATCCAGCCCGTCAGCGGAATGCCCACACCGGTGATGGCCAACGTGCCAATCATCATCGCCCAGAAGGTGTAGGGGATCTTCTTGCGCAGGCCCCCATAGTTCATCATGTCCTGCTCGTGGTGCATCGCGTGGATCACCGACCCGGCCCCAAGGAACAGCATCGCCTTGAAGAACGCGTGCGTGAACAGGTGGAACATCGCGACCGAATAGACCCCCACACCCGCCGCCACGAACATGTAGCCAAGCTGCGAGCAGGTCGAATAGGCAATGACGCGCTTGATGTCGGTTTGAACCAAGCCGACGGTCGCCGCAAAAAACGCGGTCATCGCGCCCAGCACGGTAACAAAGGCCATCGCTTCGGGCGCGAACTCCATCAGCGGCGACATGCGGCAGACCAGAAACACACCCGCCGTCACCATGGTCGCGGCATGGATCAGCGCCGACACGGGCGTCGGACCTTCCATCGCGTCCGGCAGCCACGTGTGCAGGATCAACTGCGCCGACTTGCCCATCGCACCGATGAACAGCAGGAAGGCAATCAAGTTGGCGGCGTTCCATTCGCCCCACAAGAAGGTCAGCTGCGTTTGCGCCAGGTCCGGCGCGGCAGCAAAGATATCGTCGAACCTGATCGAGTCCGTCAGGAAGAACAGCGCAAAGATACCAAGCGCAAAGCCGAAGTCGCCCACACGGTTGACCACAAAGGCCTTGATGGCGGCGGCATTGGCGCTTGGCTTGCGGTAGTAGAACCCGATCAGCAGGTAAGACGCGACGCCCACACCTTCCCAGCCAAAGAACATCTGCACCAGGTTGTCTGCCGTCACCAGCATCAACATCGCGAAGGTGAAAAAGGACAGGTAGGCAAAGAAGCGCGGTTTGTAGCTTTCGCCCTCTTTCCACTGCGGATCGTGGTCCATGTAGCCAAAGCTGTAGAGGTGGACGAGGCTCGACACGGTGGTGATCACGATCAGCATGATGGCCGTCAGCCGGTCCAGCCGGATGGACCAATCTGTGCTGAGGCTGCCGCTTTCAATAAAGCGCAGGATCTGGATCTGCTCCGTCGTGCCGTCAAAGGTCAGGAACACGATCCACGACAGGATGGCGCTTAGGAACAACAGGCCCGTCGCGATCCAGCAGGCCGCCGCCTCG
The DNA window shown above is from uncultured Tateyamaria sp. and carries:
- a CDS encoding biotin--[acetyl-CoA-carboxylase] ligase, producing the protein MSAWPSGYGRRVLASVDSTLSEAARIAPELAGPEWILAREQTAARGRRGRAWSMPPGNFAATLVLPVQESPGQAALRSFVISLALHDAFVAATGRADAFALKWPNDVLLQGGKVAGILLESVGAGAKLTHLAIGVGVNLAAAPGAAEVEVGAVAPVALTSALGTVIAPEAFLTLLAAAYARYEDQFRTYGFAPIRTAWMAHAAKLGEVITARTTRDAHVGTFVDVDADGQLVLETAKGRVTIPAGDVYF
- the nuoN gene encoding NADH-quinone oxidoreductase subunit NuoN, with translation MSADLTIILPEILLSVFAMLGLIGAVYTSKDDLASPLLWATAAVFLAVAAWIGFTGEGTNVAFGGMFVDDGFSRFAKVTILVSAAAVLLMSEGYMSQRGLLRFEYPMLVALAAVGMMTMVSAGDLMALYMGLELQSLALYVVASLRRDSVKSTEAGLKYFVLGALSSGLLLYGASLVYGYAGTTLFSGIVQVAEEGVSLGLLFGLVFLMAGFAFKVSAVPFHMWTPDVYEGSPTPVTAFFATAPKVAAMALFARVMHDAFGGAVADWQQIMALLSVLSMFLGAFAAIGQTNIKRLMAFSSIAHMGYALMGLAAGTVLGVQAMLVYMAIYVTMNVGTFAFILMMEKDGQPVVEIDSLKMYSKREPGKALAMLVLLFSLAGVPPMLGFFGKLYVLRAAYEGGLAWLAIAGVIASVIGAYYYLRIVFYMYFGDADEERLNGGKSPILWAMLMGSAAVMVLGIINMFGVEGAAAAAALTLVN
- a CDS encoding NADH-quinone oxidoreductase subunit M; protein product: MDNILSITTFLPAIAALILAVFLRGEDEAAQRNAKWAAMAATVITFIASLFILFDFDRNDTGFQFVEEGTWIMGLTYKMGVDGISVLFVMLTTFMMPLVIAASWSVTTRVKEYMIAFLLLETLMLGVFMALDLVLFYLFFEAGLIPMFLIIGIWGGANRIYASFKFFLYTFLGSVLMLVAMVGMYADAGTTDIEMLLNHQFGSETFSLLGIQIVGGMQTLLFLAFFASFAVKMPMWPVHTWLPDAHVQAPTAGSVVLAAILLKLGGYGFIRFSIGMFPVGSDVMAPLVLWMSAIAIVYTSLVALVQEDMKKLIAYSSVAHMGFVTMGIFAANQQGLDGAIFQMLSHGFISGALFLCVGVIYDRMHTREIDAYGGLVNKMPAYALIFMLFTMANVGLPGTSGFVGEFLTLMAVFQVNTWVAAVATTGVIFSAAYALWLYRRVVMGDLIKESLKSITDMSRREKAIFAPLVVMTLLLGVYPALILDIIGPSVAALVSNYDTALAAAEAATQVASK
- the nuoL gene encoding NADH-quinone oxidoreductase subunit L; protein product: METIILFAPLVGALLCGFGWRMFGEAAACWIATGLLFLSAILSWIVFLTFDGTTEQIQILRFIESGSLSTDWSIRLDRLTAIMLIVITTVSSLVHLYSFGYMDHDPQWKEGESYKPRFFAYLSFFTFAMLMLVTADNLVQMFFGWEGVGVASYLLIGFYYRKPSANAAAIKAFVVNRVGDFGFALGIFALFFLTDSIRFDDIFAAAPDLAQTQLTFLWGEWNAANLIAFLLFIGAMGKSAQLILHTWLPDAMEGPTPVSALIHAATMVTAGVFLVCRMSPLMEFAPEAMAFVTVLGAMTAFFAATVGLVQTDIKRVIAYSTCSQLGYMFVAAGVGVYSVAMFHLFTHAFFKAMLFLGAGSVIHAMHHEQDMMNYGGLRKKIPYTFWAMMIGTLAITGVGIPLTGWIGFAGFASKDAVIESAYVGSTFAFWALVIAALFTSFYSWRLMFLTFYGTPRGDKHTHEHAHESPMVMLIPLGVLSLGAIFAGAIWYSSFFGKPNEVIKFFGGEYAAPAEDIKTAVAERSPKASELKYVMESAPGEAGIYMAPENTVLHEAHYVPTWVKLSPFVSMLLGFIVAFWFYIMNPALPGRLAENQRPLYLFLKNKWYFDELYDFVFVQPALWVGKKLWKKGDGNVIDGTINGVSMGIVPFITRLAGRAQSGYIFTYAFAMVIGIAVLITWMTLSGGAN